A window from Pseudoliparis swirei isolate HS2019 ecotype Mariana Trench chromosome 17, NWPU_hadal_v1, whole genome shotgun sequence encodes these proteins:
- the il22ra2 gene encoding interleukin-22 receptor subunit alpha-2: protein MTDLLLGAVLLGNLCVWVTAQAPAMLAPPTLVRFDSVDYKNIVNWTPPTNRKSLHFSVQWKIYGEPEWLDVDGCQRIQRTRCDLSVVTSDPREWYYARVHASSLPSSKSAWALSRRFSPRWDTKISPPVLRLNLTEQGIVVRVKPPRQLVRKMHSSLHYEIYLLDTSGQEEVYTLDCCSKKLSLEKLTHKEKYCLQAQTLIPRQAKRSARSPVQCVTTL from the exons ATGACTGATCTGCTGCTCGGAGCCGTGCTGCTGGGGAACCTGTGCGTCTGGGTCACCGCTCAAG CTCCAGCGATGCTCGCTCCACCCACCCTGGTGAGGTTTGACTCTGTGGACTACAAGAACATCGTGAACTGGACTCCACCAACCAACAGAAAATCACTGCACTTCTCCGTCCAGTGGAAGAT TTATGGCGAGCCTGAGTGGTTGGACGTGGACGGCTGTCAGAGGATCCAGAGGACGCGGTGTGACCTCAGTGTCGTGACCTCCGACCCCAGAGAGTGGTATTACGCCAGAGTGCACgcttcctcccttccctccagcaAATCTGCCTGGGCCCTCTCCCGGAGGTTCAGCCCGCGCTGGGACA CCAAAATCAGCCCTCCTGTGTTGAGGCTGAACCTCACAGAGCAAGGGATTGTGGTCCGTGTGAAGCCCCCCAGGCAGCTGGTCCGTAAGATGCACAGCAGCCTGCACTACGAGATCTACCTCCTTGACACCAGTGGGCAGGAG GAGGTGTATACGCTCGATTGCTGCTCCAAAAAGCTGAGTCTGGAGAAGCTGACGCACAAGGAGAAATACTGCCTGCAAGCCCAGACGCTGATCCCCCGGCAGGCCAAGAGAAGCGCGCGCAGCCCTGTCCAATGCGTCACTACGCTCTGA